In one window of Dyella thiooxydans DNA:
- a CDS encoding XdhC family protein: MNSPHELALLIDALRALHGEPHPRAALATLTRTRGSTFRRPGTHMLVFEDGRLVCELSGGCPQRDIERQAREAIASGQPRRIRYNSESGLDVLIEMGCGGELDVLIEPLPSPSAVDFAEPLAQCMASRDDVRLATLFAVDDEVIVPRRLLWSHARVCFDGTDDAVLGEAMAAACADWPGRGAGTRQLSSPRGTLDVLVEAIEPPHALVVIGSSAAARALLPVSTALGWRTTLVDSDADRLRRHEPLPELRTMCTTPERLRDALPLDRHTSVVVITHNLEQDIAWLAALRDAPVAYAGALGSRERVARMRHAHELAGLRLHAPAGLDIGSETPEEIALAVAAEIMAVLNGRGGGPLRDNDGAIHG, encoded by the coding sequence ATGAATTCGCCGCACGAACTGGCCCTGCTGATCGACGCCCTGCGCGCGCTGCACGGCGAACCCCATCCACGCGCCGCGCTGGCCACGCTCACCCGTACGCGCGGCTCCACCTTCCGCCGGCCCGGCACGCACATGCTGGTGTTCGAGGACGGCCGGCTGGTCTGCGAGCTGTCCGGCGGCTGCCCGCAGCGCGACATCGAACGACAGGCCCGCGAAGCCATCGCCAGCGGCCAGCCTCGCCGGATCCGCTACAACAGCGAATCCGGGCTGGATGTGCTGATCGAAATGGGCTGCGGTGGCGAACTGGACGTCCTCATCGAGCCGCTGCCGTCGCCGAGTGCCGTGGACTTCGCCGAGCCGCTGGCGCAATGCATGGCGTCGCGCGACGACGTCCGGCTGGCGACCCTGTTCGCCGTCGACGACGAGGTGATCGTTCCTCGGCGACTGCTCTGGAGCCACGCGCGGGTGTGCTTCGACGGCACGGACGACGCGGTCCTCGGCGAGGCCATGGCCGCCGCCTGTGCCGACTGGCCGGGACGCGGGGCCGGCACGCGGCAGCTGTCCTCGCCGCGGGGCACGCTCGACGTGCTGGTCGAGGCGATCGAGCCGCCGCACGCGCTGGTGGTGATCGGCAGCAGCGCCGCCGCGCGTGCCCTGCTCCCGGTGTCGACCGCGCTGGGATGGCGCACCACCCTGGTCGACAGCGATGCCGACCGGCTGCGCCGCCACGAACCGCTGCCGGAGCTGCGCACGATGTGCACGACCCCGGAGCGGCTCCGCGACGCGCTGCCGCTGGACCGGCACACTTCGGTCGTGGTGATCACCCACAACCTCGAACAGGACATCGCCTGGCTGGCCGCGCTGCGCGATGCACCCGTCGCCTATGCCGGTGCACTGGGATCGCGCGAGCGCGTCGCCCGCATGCGGCATGCCCACGAGCTGGCCGGATTGCGCCTGCACGCGCCGGCCGGCCTGGACATCGGTTCGGAAACACCGGAGGAGATCGCGCTCGCGGTCGCGGCCGAGATCATGGCCGTGCTCAACGGACGCGGCGGCGGCCCACTGCGCGACAACGACGGCGCCATCCACGGATGA